The genomic region GTtctataaaaaatatcaaacaatgACATTGGAATTATAGCAAGTTCAGCATCAAGGTTGGGAAGTAGAAATAGATTACTTACGTGCCAAATGTCTGTTGATGATGAAAGCCGCAAACACCATGATGCAAAGAGTAAAAATTCCGTCAAACATAAGCTGAACTTTGTTGGTatctgaaattttaaaaaaacttgaATTCAAGGTGAACTGCAGATTGACCAAAAGTTACTGTGTAAACAGTATTACATTATTTACTACATAATGAAAGACATATACATACAACTTCaggtcattatttattttaacaactAGAGAGCCTCCATTTGACATGTGGAAACACTTTGCTGTGCACAGTAATGCCTCCGCAGCACATATTGTAAAACACTGCATTTAAACAACAAACTGGAATAAATCTGagtttcagtttaaatttaTAGTAGTATAGAATAAACATTTATTACCGTTAGAGACTGGCTGATCCCGTCTGCCTGTTGGGAGATTGAAATAATTTAGTTACTGCTGCTGTATCTcatgtgtaaatgtgcataGAACCTCTCTTGATTTGAAGAGAGACATATTGTTTCTACTGCTGTGTGATCTCTGCAGATATTTAATAAAGTCAAAGGAAAATATCAAACACAATTGTACAGTAGGGagtaatgatgatgaatattcacatttagGCTACACACTTGAATCCTCTGTTTTAtagaggttgttttttgtttttcttacctccttcttcttcttcttcttcttcctttggTGGTGGTTCACTTACAACATCTGtcagaaaaaatatgaaaaaacaaaacaaaacaaaattagtcAGACATGTTTGATAAAGTCATACAGGTATAATTCATTTATCAGTAAACGGTACCAAATTGTTCTGGTGTCAAATTCTATGTTTGAAACTATTTCAAATTGTGGATTTCTCATTTCAGCACTATGACTAATGACTTTTATAGTCCACTGTGTGCTTTTAGTTAAATAGGACTTTTCATGCAGTACTTTCACTTgtaattgagtatttttatactgttgtattggtacttttacttcagtcaAGGATCTGAATATCACTGATCAACAGTCACTGGTCACAGAGTCAGTGGTGATGTTAATTTTGGAAAATGTAGGAGGTGTTTAATGTGCTTACCAAGAGTCAGAGTGGTGCATTTTGTGACATCGTCCTGGGTAATACAACAGCAGTATTTTCCTTTATCCGATGACGTTACGTTGAGGAATATGAGCGAAGCGTTTCCTTCTTTGAGTTCTTCTATGGGGATGGATAATCTGTCTTTATAGTCGACATGGATTGTTGATTTACCTTTTCTAACTTTGTAAATGTCTACACTTGTTCCGTTACTCCACTCCACAAAATCATTTTCGACTTTGATCTTGAACTCTGGGAAACATGGGAGAACGGTGTCTTTGTTGACCACGGCTTCGACCACAGACTGGGTCAACTTAAAATCTTTTGAAGTAGGACATTTTTTTGTCAGACCTGTAATATAGAACACAAAGTGACAGTAAGTAGAGACACAGATGTCAGCCATGTCAATGTAGAATGACAATgaagatcgatagatagacagacagacagacagacagatagatagacaccaaaaatgaagtataaaaaatagaaacaattctagtaaataaacataaataataatcaaattatAAAAATCAAATTGTCATAAATCATATTGCtagtaaaaaaacacactcaaagtcaacacactgcagctcccaatgcaggtatttCGTGCACAACgctcttcttcagactaaaAATCAACTAGAACATCGCCATCTTAAATATACAAAAGGCCATGGTCACCTGACAGTGACATGATGTACCAATCCCAAATACACAAATAGAACTTATTCAATATTACCCATCCTCCAGCAGTGTCAAACAAGAGTCAAGACCAAACAAAATTCACTGTGGTGGTGTGTAGACTGATTATTTCataaacaacagagaaaaaaaactagaGCTCAGTCGCTCACTGAAACAAGGTTAATTAACCCATATACTGACATTTTCACTGACATAACGTGCAGATAAGAAAACCAGTGTTTTCTTATCTGcattttttgtgggttttttggtgtgtgtgccCATATCTAACTTCGCCACTGCCCATGTTGTTGAGCTATAACCGGTTTGACTTGATTTATACTCAGCCGAAACATTTAGCCCCAAGTTATGAAATAGTTATGTCTTTCTAAAAATGCCCCAGATAAGTTTTTGTTACGAGACTCTGAAAATAAACAAGTTCCTTCACCTTTTACGCAGCAGCTTCCTGTGATGTTCAGCGTTGCGATGTTCATACTtccaaacaaaaataaacaccaTCTACAGTAACCTCAACACCTCTGGAATCCCTCCCATCTCACCACCTGCCACCATCCAGCCCCTGTTACAGTTCTCTCCAATATCTCCAGCACAGTTAACAACTCTCATGACCGGGATAAAAACCTCCACTTACACCCTGGACCCCATCCCATCCAAACTCATTAAGGACTGCCTCCCTGTCATCTCCCCACTCATCACCGACATCATTAACACCTCCCTCAGCTCTGGTTCTGTTCCCCAAACCCTCAAACTGGCTGCCATAACACCCATCATCAAAAAATCTGATCTCAACACTGACAATCCAAGTAACTCCCCTTCCTGTCCAAAGTCCTGGAACGTGCTGTAGCAGAGACATTAGCTGTAGCCTCTCAACTCAGAACCCACCTCACCTCCAATAATCTCTTTGAATGCTTCCgatcacaacacaacacagacacagccCTCCTCAAAATTACCAacaacctcctcctctcctcagacTCCGGTCACCTCACCATCCTCATCCTTCTTGACCTCACAGCAGCCTTTGATACCATCAATCACTCCATCCTGCTTTCCCGACTGAAATCTTCAGCCCACATCACTGGCACAGCACTCACCTGGATCCATTCCTACCTCACCAACCGTCACCAGTTCATCAGTGTTTAAAACTGCACCTCCACCACCGCTCTTCTCTGCTGCCGAAACCctgattcatgcttttataaCATCCAGACTAGATTACTGCAACAGCATTTTATACGGCTCATCATCCAAACTCCTCAATAAACTCCAATACACTCAGAAGTCTGCTGCTCACCCACACCCGCTCCCGAGAACACCTGCAAAAAACGGCACTGGCTCACCATCTCACACTGTATTCAACCACAAATCACTTAACAACctggcccccacctacctcacagacctgctccaacactacacccccccccctgcccTCCGATCCTCAGAGAAATCTTCTTGCCctgttttttatcctctttccatttcatgtctttttaaccttctacattgtttactccactttgttctatattttttgtgttctctgtaaagcgtctttgagcacttgtagaagtgcattataaataaaatgtattattattattattattattactattattattattacagtctTTGTAGTTTCCCTTTTTGTTACTACTATACTTCcagctcaacagagaaacactggccatcaggcacgtgcacacatagggccctaggggtgcttgagcccctgccctttttgcctcgtattaaaaagtgccctctctctgtgtgtgtgtgtgtgtgtgtgtgtgtgtgttttaataacattaatacattcctgttagggatgtaCAAAAAAAACGGGGGTACAAAAACTCCATGGTATTCTACCGTACcccgccagagagagagagagagagagagagagagagagagagagagagagagagagatatgccccatggataactgaggagacgtgacagtggagcaacttgaacctgtgagttatggtctaactagtcgccgtccacttattcaacgtgcttaaatatgggtaatatttcagaaaaacgctctattttagtcagtgtgtcagcttctatttttgccggacATCAATTCTGCattgaagtacaggtccgaggtttacgagtttattgtgactttgctactactgtgtgggctaacataataataataataataatttagtaatTTCAGCACTCTGGGGAAATAAGCTCTAGGTtatctgtgtttgaaatattacCATCTATATTTAAACTTGATTCATGTTGATTATGCCTGCAGCACAATGCCAAAAAAAtcgcacatgctgcccttttctaTCTTTGAGCCCCTGACCCTCTATAATCATACACATCCCTGTGCCATGTAAACACAGacagggaatttgatgctaaaagaCTAAAGACAGCAGCTGGTTACAGAACGGCACGTTAAATATTAATTGTGGTCACAGATTTATAGTCAACAAGTCAGTCAAtacaatgtaaaataatgaaatatcgTGGTAGTATTATGGTTTCTGGTAAGTCAACACATGTATATTGAGAAAAGTAAACATTTCGGAAAAAAAATTCAACTAAAGTTAAAACTAAACCTATTTAGGCCTATGTAGTGGTGGTAAATTTCCAAGTTGTTGTGTTATAACCAGTTTGACTCGATTTACAGGTAATCATTGATTATCATCAGACTCGGCGAAACTTTCAGCCTAAAGTCATAAAACACTTATTCTACAAATAAATAACTTCCTGTCACCCACCAGCCTCCTGCTGTGATACGGAGCCACTCAATTACACATGTATTATCATTTAAACTTCTGCTTAATTTCACTCTACTATATTCACATGCCACGTAAGTTACGTGATCATTTTAAGTTTATTAAAGCTTCATATAATGTACTGAAAGGCCGTATCTTCGTGCTACgctaataaatgaaatatactaAGAACAAAACATGCTTTACCTGCATAGTCAGCAAGAGCCAGGAAGATGAGCAAGTTGTACCAAAAGATGTATTTCATCGTAAGATcggtgtttgtttgtgttgatcAACCGCCTATAACCAAAACTACTAGTaacagtttctctttctctctacctgTATACGGTATACCTATCATTTATCTGGCgtcaaacaggaaataacagTAATTTTTTCAGTTGTGACAACCTAGACGAATGACAAGAGAAAATGCACTGAAgtagaaaaaaagggaagacgACTACTGAAGAGGAAGATCTTAAATATTTAGGACTGGTTTAGTTAAAGATAAGTCAAATTGGAAGATATTTccagtccctccaggatttcgcgggatttttttcttattgttgcCTGAAATGCCTGATTTTGTggcagcattttttaaaaaattgcgGTAAATGTTGCGATGTTTTAAGCACTTTTGTTGTAATTAAATTGCAGGAGACATTgaaaattgcacacacacaccatctctgatATCATTGCACATTCAATTTGATGTTTTGAAGACAGTTTTCACATcgtttaacattttatttgatatttatctctctcacagacacatgcacacacaacacatacacacatacacagacagagacacacacaatatttatctccctcacagacacatgcacacaacacagacacacagatacagacacacagagttAGTTGAGTTTACCGTTGCGGCAGACGGTATTTTTTGCCGACCTCACTCCTCCAATTTGCGGAAAAGTTGcggtgattggacaaaattgCAAGGCCCGCACATAATCGCGCGGATTGGTTGAATTTACGTTAATTGTTGCGATCGCGACATCGCgaattcctggagggactgaatcattatttcactttaaacatgttataatacatacatataaactaCTGCTGTGCTGTAGACTAGCTGTGTACTGCTGGTTGTGGTTTCTCCAACATAACAGCAGATGGCGTTCCTCAccaagacttaaaaaaaagaaaagaaaaattagGTCAGTAACCAGTAATTTTCCactgtgtccacacagtcattcaaaagtagatgatcagcttctattgagcttcagcagtgtgagttagtcatatcaagtgatatctgacacatttacagtctttttagcatcagattccctcttagtgtttcctgttgagttgtggtggaagtatagtaacaaaaagactttggtactaaaaacactgaaatgctgaaacatagaagcttcatcagtcaatcaatcaatcaaacaatctttatttgtatagcgccaaatcacaacaaagttatctcaaggctcttcaCACATAGAACAGgttcttcaggttttaactttaaagagacccaacattcccacatgagcaacagtggcaagaaaaaactcccttttaacaggaagaaccctcagaaccagactcagagtgggagaacatctgcctcgaccggttggggttgagaggagagaaaggaaggatagaggagagaagcacaatgaaggtccaggactggaatctgtcatccggacgtctccaggcccagattacctgtgagactagaaagcacagacaactccggggaagaagttcaggttattgaatgcattaatagtacatgaatgttaatggttatagatggatggatagagagagagagggagaaggagagaggagctcagtgcatcatgggagtccctcggcagtctaagcctatagcagcataaactataGGCTATAAGGCCCCCAAAGCATATCAGAGCCACCAGACCCCCCCACTGTAGTGGTCAAGCACACACCTTTActtttaatttgtcacctgtcTATACATTCATGCTTCGACAGGTGACACATTTCAATGTACTCCTTGCGTAACTACCATCTGTGcatgctttttttctgcttgcAGGCATATATATCCGGTGTGAACTCAGGAAGTGCGTAGACAGCTGTCAGAAAGTGAttgaaagaaacacatacaGCATCGAGACAGCATGGAGATTTCATCACTCTGCCTACTAATCTGTGAgaatttttttgttcttcaaaTAATTAATCTACAGCTCTTTTTTGTCCACTGGTAGTAGTTCTTGTTTCTAAAGTAACACCCTTCTAGTGAAGTTGCAATTTGCATAGGGAGAAAGTGTGCCTGCCTATCTGTCAAATGTCTTCCCTACCTGGAAAGACTGATCTTCAGCTAAAATGATTCTACAACTCAttgtttgtttgaaaatgtgtagACTTTAAGGTGAATGTTTCTTGATTTGAAACCAATTGCAAGCTGAAACTATGCAATTTGTTATAACTGttaaaagggaagaaaaaatgtGCTCTGGTTAGTGCTCTTTCTCTCGCTCgcttgttattattattaagtacaTTCATGCCAGTTTCATGAATTCACTTTTCATAGCTTTTTCTTAACCTTAACCACAGTTTATATGCCCCAACTGTATTTTCCATGGTTGGATATTGTAAAGAgaaagaattttaaaaatatattatattgcaGAATTGTCTACAATCAATATTCTATCTGGTGATTTAGATATTGCACTGTTTTGGTGGTCATGTGTAACTtagtaaaagtttaaaaatactttgagcAATCTGAAATCAAAATTCATTGAccaattaaatgtttatattatgtCACAGGGTTGCTATTACAACTGTCTTTTTGTGACCAGCTTATGGCACACACAACAGACAGCTAACATTTCAGAACATTTGACCAGATAAATTATGTGTCCTTATGAAGCTAATTAAAGGGCTGGGCacctcatttacatttacattcagtagTATTCTCTAGTAGGTTTGCATACTATTTTTAGCTTTATTTCTCCAGGTTTTGAGTGATCTGTCTTTAAGAATTCTGCCTCCAGGCCAATACAATGGAATTGAATGAGCCACATCACTGTCATGCAAGTTTCATCTCTAATGCCTGCAAATAGATGGTGGTTTGACAATGTAATGACAGTTCCAGGCACAGGTCTGACCACACCATAGCATTTTCTGAGAAAATGAGGTTTGCTGTTTATAGACAATCACACCAACAGTGTAACCTGGTATTAAAATaacaacacttcctgtttcaaccCACAGCAGCCGCATTGAGCATCCATCCTGACAGAGCTCAGTTCTTTCGATATGAGTACATCTCTCTGAACTGTACAATGCCGGGGAACTCTGACAGCTGGACAGTGAAGAGAAACACTTCCTCTGAGTTGTCTGTTCAATGTGGCGTTGACTTCGGTCGCCAAAATGGGTCCGTCTGCACCATTAGGCGTGCCTACACAGAAGACAGTGGACAGTACTGGTGTGAGTCTCCACAAAGGGAGTGCAGCAACGTTATCGACGTCACAGTGAACAGTAAGCTTGCAATGCCAAACTGTCTTAGagcatctgtgtgttttagctGTAGTTGATTTCTCTCTGCACAGAATTACACCCTATGAAGGCTGAAGTTAAAACTTTTAAGAATCTGACATAAACTCTGCATGCAACATAAGCTACACTGTCATCTCTGCCCtacaaagccaaaacacatacATCCTGCTCACCAAAGTTCAAACATCCAAATTCTCATTCCAACAGTCTACTGCAGGAGGGGAACTGTAGCAGTAAGGTAGTTGTGGTAAGGTCAGATGTTTtgctgaaagaggaaagagatggGAACAAAAATGATCAGGATCAATGTTTCCTGAATTGTCTGGATTAGAGTGTCGGCCACAAAATGGGTTCCTACATTTAAAGCCTGCACACACTAAAAACTACATTCATTCTACTTTTCCCAGCCAAGGTCAGCATTAATTTGCTGATGGATAAATGGAATGATTTCTCTGAGCTCACATAGAATCTGGAGCAAGGAGGATTTGAGACATCACAACTGGTTTCTGACATCAACATACACAAGGGGGATTTGAGGGGATCTTTAATTATGTCTGGAGCCATTGTGTTCATGATCTACAGTAAGTGGCAGAATGCCACTaaaataaacccccccccccccccccaacatgtTTACTCTATCTTTACACTATGTATGTCATTTTGGTATTAGCACTTACAGAAAACACTTTAATATCTGCAGCTGCACAGACTCAGAGCTATAAATGTCAAGATTAAAAAACGCAACTGTATGACCAGTGGTGCTATGGTCTGTATCTTTTGTATTTCAGTTGGTGTTGTGATCCTGGAGAGTCCTGCACTTCCTGTAACAAAAGGAGATAAAGTGACCCTCCGCTGTTCCTACAGGGAAAAATATGCAAAGAGCTCATCTTCAAACTTCTCTGCAAAGTTCTACAAAGATGGTAATTTCATCGGGACTCAAACAATAGGACAGATGACCCTTGAATCGGTGTCCAAGTCTGATGAAGGCCTTTACAAGTGTGAACATCCCACAGAAGGACAGTCTCCACAGAGTTTGCTGGCTGTGAGAGGTGATGATGTTACCTAAATACAGCGAGTGTGTGACAGGATGTCAGCTCCATTGTTTAGTATGATAAACATTTGTCTGTGGAAAGCTGCATTTGATAAGCCTCTTATCAGACACCACATTTTTGTGCCCAAAAATAGGTTAAGCAGATTGATGAACAACTTTTACCTTGTATTTGCCTTGTTGTactgttttacacatttttcaggTTATGCACTTATGTAACTTCTGACTAGGACCTGCTTGCAAAGCTAACACCTCTGGTATTCTTATTGAGCTCTCGACCCTCACATTGCAGAGTTTCCCAAGACAAAAGCCCCAGAACTATTTCTCTGTCATCATTTTTTTGTCTAGTTTGTCTTTCTAGTTATTAATCTGACATAGAAATGCTGTTTGAGATTTCAGTGTTATAATTATAGTCTGATGAAAGATCACAGTTTTAGGTTTTCCCTGGTTTGACACATCTCAAAGTCCAACACAGATTGTAAAGATTTGATCGGATTTCATTCACTGTGACATGCAATGGACTTGCAATCTTTGAACTGAGATATTTATTTTCGTCCTCACAGACATCCCTCCTACTCCTCGTACTCATGTCATGACTATGCCCAGGCTGGTGTGCACCATCCTGCTGATCGTCCTCTACAATGCCATCCTTATTATGTCTATAATCATTTACCGGAAGTGGGCTCGAGGTAAGAACGCCTGAAAATGTCTACTCTAAGTTGGCTCTATATTAGCTGTGATTGACTGGCGACCTGTCTAGGGTGTACCCTCTTGCccaatgaccccccccccccccccaccctccagaGGACTAGGAGTATTGAAAATGATTGAAGCGTACAAGCAGTGACACTGTCAGGAATCCCTTCAGTAATGATATAACTTAATATTAAAAGCTTTGTAGTGAAGTTGTCCGACTGCTAACAGACTATGGTCTTATTTTTTGAAGTTAACATGCTCCAGAGCAACATAGGTTGGTAATCGTGACATTGAGAATCTGTTGACCCACTTTGTGTGGAAGCAAAGGCTATGACTGTGGTTGAAAGTGTGAGGTTAGCAGAGCcggttgtcatagcaacattGGTATAAATCaggaaatgaaagaacaaaGAGCAAAGCTAAGCGTTCATTGTGCACTGATGCCCCCTACCTGAACCTCAGGGTCAGTGACAGCTCGTCAAAATGATGACAGGTGTAGTAAAGCTTTGACCGAATGATTCAAAAGCTGTTTCTGTGGAAATAAACtc from Scomber japonicus isolate fScoJap1 chromosome 22, fScoJap1.pri, whole genome shotgun sequence harbors:
- the LOC128384144 gene encoding Fc receptor-like protein 5, with the protein product MEISSLCLLISAALSIHPDRAQFFRYEYISLNCTMPGNSDSWTVKRNTSSELSVQCGVDFGRQNGSVCTIRRAYTEDSGQYWCESPQRECSNVIDVTVNIGVVILESPALPVTKGDKVTLRCSYREKYAKSSSSNFSAKFYKDGNFIGTQTIGQMTLESVSKSDEGLYKCEHPTEGQSPQSLLAVRDIPPTPRTHVMTMPRLVCTILLIVLYNAILIMSIIIYRKWARGRAKAKKRASHHLQQ